A genomic window from Excalfactoria chinensis isolate bCotChi1 chromosome 18, bCotChi1.hap2, whole genome shotgun sequence includes:
- the TRAF1 gene encoding TNF receptor-associated factor 1 isoform X3 has product MVMRKKLADHLENGCVNNVTVCHKCKQSLSSSEYQKHSCEGDLYREQKHVQAETPSNEKQNHSGLSISTDGCRFSEVGCSFGGSKEKIKEHEKAAVGTHMLLLLQYIKQLKANLCTASRAANGFIPQTELNVNGAEKSISELCIPGSLQINGGLEMDCLTRTSVPRDESIVQQLVREKVISELENKLHVFENIVAVLNKEVETSNLEITAFQRQSELDKNIIRGLELKIAELHRCLTQKDAGLSRLHKSLLFSEQTSYDGIFLWKITDVSQKLQDSVTGRAVSLYSPAFYTAKYGYKVCLRIYLNGDGMGKGTHVSLFFVVMKGDYDALLPWPFRHKVTFMLLDQNNREHIIDAFRPDLASASFQRPVSDMNVASGCPTFLPLTKLQSPKHAYVKEDTLFLKCIIDTN; this is encoded by the exons ATGGTGATGAGGAAGAAACTTGCAGATCATTTGGAAAATGGATGTGTTAATAACGTGACCGTGTGTCACAAGTGTAAGCAGAGCTTATCCAGCAGTGAGTACCAA AAACATTCGTGTGAAGGTGATTTATATAGAGAGCAGAAGCATGTGCAAGCAGAAACACCATCAAATGAAAAG cagaaccATTCTGGTCTCTCCATCAGCACGGATGGATGTCGGTTTTCTGAGGTTGGCTGTTCTTTTGGG ggcagcaaagagaagataaaGGAGCATGAAAAAGCTGCAGTTGGGACTCacatgctgcttctgctgcaatACATAAAGCAACTGAAGGCAAACCTGTGCACCGCTTCCAGAGCTGCAAATGGTTTCATCCCACAGACAGAGCTGAATGTGAATGGTGCAGAAAAAAGCATCTCTGAGCTGTGCATCCCGGGCAGTCTGCAAATCAATGGGGGTCTGGAAATGGACTGTCTAACCAGAACTTCTGTTCCCAGAGATGAATCTATTGTACAGCAGCTAGTGAGGGAGAAGGTGATTTCTGAGCTTGAAAATAAGCTACACGTCTTTGAGAATATTGTGGCAGTGCTCAATAAGGAAGTGGAGACCTCCAACTTGGAAATCACGGCCTTTCAGAGACAGAGTGAACTTGATAAAAATATAATACGAGGCCTTGAACTTAAG aTTGCAGAGTTGCACCGCTGCCTGACCCAGAAGGACGCAGGCCTGAGCAGGCTTCATaagagccttctgttctccgAGCAAACCTCCTACGATGGGATCTTTTTGTGGAAGATAACAGATGTTAGCCAGAAGCTACAGGACTCGGTGACGGGAAGAGCAGTCAGTTTGTACTCACCAG CCTTCTACACTGCAAAGTATGGCTACAAGGTGTGCCTGAGGATTTATCtgaatggggatgggatgggaaaagGAACCCATGTTTCACTCTTCTTTGTTGTCATGAAAGGAGACTACGATGCCCTGCTCCCATGGCCTTTCAGGCACAAG GTTACATTTATGTTGCTCGACCAAAACAACAGAGAACATATTATTGATGCCTTTCGCCCGGACTTggcttctgcttcctttcagaGACCCGTGAGTGACATGAATGTTGCCAGTGGCTGTCCCACCTTCCTCCCCCTGACCAAactgcagtcaccaaagcacGCCTATGTGAAAGAAGATACACTTTTCCTTAAATGCATCATAGATACAAATTAG
- the TRAF1 gene encoding TNF receptor-associated factor 1 isoform X2 yields MAEKTSRGLQDIPSSSPDENEFPFGYPTSICEDVPEQKYLCSNCNNVLKKALQTLCGHRYCTACLSWIVRNNKNPVCQKCKEEDPSTLSEGSLLAEERAFGDAAINKEISELRVHCVTLGCSWCGTMKNFEEHQVLCEYALIPCHTGCGQMVMRKKLADHLENGCVNNVTVCHKCKQSLSSSEYQKHSCEGDLYREQKHVQAETPSNEKNHSGLSISTDGCRFSEVGCSFGGSKEKIKEHEKAAVGTHMLLLLQYIKQLKANLCTASRAANGFIPQTELNVNGAEKSISELCIPGSLQINGGLEMDCLTRTSVPRDESIVQQLVREKVISELENKLHVFENIVAVLNKEVETSNLEITAFQRQSELDKNIIRGLELKIAELHRCLTQKDAGLSRLHKSLLFSEQTSYDGIFLWKITDVSQKLQDSVTGRAVSLYSPAFYTAKYGYKVCLRIYLNGDGMGKGTHVSLFFVVMKGDYDALLPWPFRHKVTFMLLDQNNREHIIDAFRPDLASASFQRPVSDMNVASGCPTFLPLTKLQSPKHAYVKEDTLFLKCIIDTN; encoded by the exons ATGGCTGAGAAGACAAGCAGAGGCCTGCAGGACATCCCCAGCTCTTCTCCTGATGAAAACGAGTTTCCCTTCGGATATCCCACTAGCATTTGTGAAGATGTGCCCGAACAGAAGTACCTGTGCAGCAACTGCAATAACGTCCTGAAGAAAGCCCTGCAGACGCTCTGCGGGCACAGATACTGCACTGCCTGCCTGTCCTGGATTGTCCG GAACAATAAAAATCCAGTTTGCCAGAAGTGTAAAGAGGAGGATCCCAGCACTCTGAGTGAAGGAAGCCTATTGGCAGAGGAAAGG GCCTTTGGGGATGCTGCCATTAACAAGGAGATTTCTGAGCTCAGAGTGCACTGTGTGACCCTTGGATGCAGCTGGTGTGGGACCATGAAGAATTTTGAA GAGCATCAGGTTCTGTGTGAATACGCTTTGATCCCTTGTCACACTGGCTGCGGGCAGATGGTGATGAGGAAGAAACTTGCAGATCATTTGGAAAATGGATGTGTTAATAACGTGACCGTGTGTCACAAGTGTAAGCAGAGCTTATCCAGCAGTGAGTACCAA AAACATTCGTGTGAAGGTGATTTATATAGAGAGCAGAAGCATGTGCAAGCAGAAACACCATCAAATGAAAAG aaccATTCTGGTCTCTCCATCAGCACGGATGGATGTCGGTTTTCTGAGGTTGGCTGTTCTTTTGGG ggcagcaaagagaagataaaGGAGCATGAAAAAGCTGCAGTTGGGACTCacatgctgcttctgctgcaatACATAAAGCAACTGAAGGCAAACCTGTGCACCGCTTCCAGAGCTGCAAATGGTTTCATCCCACAGACAGAGCTGAATGTGAATGGTGCAGAAAAAAGCATCTCTGAGCTGTGCATCCCGGGCAGTCTGCAAATCAATGGGGGTCTGGAAATGGACTGTCTAACCAGAACTTCTGTTCCCAGAGATGAATCTATTGTACAGCAGCTAGTGAGGGAGAAGGTGATTTCTGAGCTTGAAAATAAGCTACACGTCTTTGAGAATATTGTGGCAGTGCTCAATAAGGAAGTGGAGACCTCCAACTTGGAAATCACGGCCTTTCAGAGACAGAGTGAACTTGATAAAAATATAATACGAGGCCTTGAACTTAAG aTTGCAGAGTTGCACCGCTGCCTGACCCAGAAGGACGCAGGCCTGAGCAGGCTTCATaagagccttctgttctccgAGCAAACCTCCTACGATGGGATCTTTTTGTGGAAGATAACAGATGTTAGCCAGAAGCTACAGGACTCGGTGACGGGAAGAGCAGTCAGTTTGTACTCACCAG CCTTCTACACTGCAAAGTATGGCTACAAGGTGTGCCTGAGGATTTATCtgaatggggatgggatgggaaaagGAACCCATGTTTCACTCTTCTTTGTTGTCATGAAAGGAGACTACGATGCCCTGCTCCCATGGCCTTTCAGGCACAAG GTTACATTTATGTTGCTCGACCAAAACAACAGAGAACATATTATTGATGCCTTTCGCCCGGACTTggcttctgcttcctttcagaGACCCGTGAGTGACATGAATGTTGCCAGTGGCTGTCCCACCTTCCTCCCCCTGACCAAactgcagtcaccaaagcacGCCTATGTGAAAGAAGATACACTTTTCCTTAAATGCATCATAGATACAAATTAG
- the TRAF1 gene encoding TNF receptor-associated factor 1 isoform X1 has translation MAEKTSRGLQDIPSSSPDENEFPFGYPTSICEDVPEQKYLCSNCNNVLKKALQTLCGHRYCTACLSWIVRNNKNPVCQKCKEEDPSTLSEGSLLAEERAFGDAAINKEISELRVHCVTLGCSWCGTMKNFEEHQVLCEYALIPCHTGCGQMVMRKKLADHLENGCVNNVTVCHKCKQSLSSSEYQKHSCEGDLYREQKHVQAETPSNEKQNHSGLSISTDGCRFSEVGCSFGGSKEKIKEHEKAAVGTHMLLLLQYIKQLKANLCTASRAANGFIPQTELNVNGAEKSISELCIPGSLQINGGLEMDCLTRTSVPRDESIVQQLVREKVISELENKLHVFENIVAVLNKEVETSNLEITAFQRQSELDKNIIRGLELKIAELHRCLTQKDAGLSRLHKSLLFSEQTSYDGIFLWKITDVSQKLQDSVTGRAVSLYSPAFYTAKYGYKVCLRIYLNGDGMGKGTHVSLFFVVMKGDYDALLPWPFRHKVTFMLLDQNNREHIIDAFRPDLASASFQRPVSDMNVASGCPTFLPLTKLQSPKHAYVKEDTLFLKCIIDTN, from the exons ATGGCTGAGAAGACAAGCAGAGGCCTGCAGGACATCCCCAGCTCTTCTCCTGATGAAAACGAGTTTCCCTTCGGATATCCCACTAGCATTTGTGAAGATGTGCCCGAACAGAAGTACCTGTGCAGCAACTGCAATAACGTCCTGAAGAAAGCCCTGCAGACGCTCTGCGGGCACAGATACTGCACTGCCTGCCTGTCCTGGATTGTCCG GAACAATAAAAATCCAGTTTGCCAGAAGTGTAAAGAGGAGGATCCCAGCACTCTGAGTGAAGGAAGCCTATTGGCAGAGGAAAGG GCCTTTGGGGATGCTGCCATTAACAAGGAGATTTCTGAGCTCAGAGTGCACTGTGTGACCCTTGGATGCAGCTGGTGTGGGACCATGAAGAATTTTGAA GAGCATCAGGTTCTGTGTGAATACGCTTTGATCCCTTGTCACACTGGCTGCGGGCAGATGGTGATGAGGAAGAAACTTGCAGATCATTTGGAAAATGGATGTGTTAATAACGTGACCGTGTGTCACAAGTGTAAGCAGAGCTTATCCAGCAGTGAGTACCAA AAACATTCGTGTGAAGGTGATTTATATAGAGAGCAGAAGCATGTGCAAGCAGAAACACCATCAAATGAAAAG cagaaccATTCTGGTCTCTCCATCAGCACGGATGGATGTCGGTTTTCTGAGGTTGGCTGTTCTTTTGGG ggcagcaaagagaagataaaGGAGCATGAAAAAGCTGCAGTTGGGACTCacatgctgcttctgctgcaatACATAAAGCAACTGAAGGCAAACCTGTGCACCGCTTCCAGAGCTGCAAATGGTTTCATCCCACAGACAGAGCTGAATGTGAATGGTGCAGAAAAAAGCATCTCTGAGCTGTGCATCCCGGGCAGTCTGCAAATCAATGGGGGTCTGGAAATGGACTGTCTAACCAGAACTTCTGTTCCCAGAGATGAATCTATTGTACAGCAGCTAGTGAGGGAGAAGGTGATTTCTGAGCTTGAAAATAAGCTACACGTCTTTGAGAATATTGTGGCAGTGCTCAATAAGGAAGTGGAGACCTCCAACTTGGAAATCACGGCCTTTCAGAGACAGAGTGAACTTGATAAAAATATAATACGAGGCCTTGAACTTAAG aTTGCAGAGTTGCACCGCTGCCTGACCCAGAAGGACGCAGGCCTGAGCAGGCTTCATaagagccttctgttctccgAGCAAACCTCCTACGATGGGATCTTTTTGTGGAAGATAACAGATGTTAGCCAGAAGCTACAGGACTCGGTGACGGGAAGAGCAGTCAGTTTGTACTCACCAG CCTTCTACACTGCAAAGTATGGCTACAAGGTGTGCCTGAGGATTTATCtgaatggggatgggatgggaaaagGAACCCATGTTTCACTCTTCTTTGTTGTCATGAAAGGAGACTACGATGCCCTGCTCCCATGGCCTTTCAGGCACAAG GTTACATTTATGTTGCTCGACCAAAACAACAGAGAACATATTATTGATGCCTTTCGCCCGGACTTggcttctgcttcctttcagaGACCCGTGAGTGACATGAATGTTGCCAGTGGCTGTCCCACCTTCCTCCCCCTGACCAAactgcagtcaccaaagcacGCCTATGTGAAAGAAGATACACTTTTCCTTAAATGCATCATAGATACAAATTAG